In Sphingomonas sp. BGYR3, the genomic stretch ACCAATGTTTTCAGCAGCGCCTCACCACGCGCAGCATCCGCCTTTACCGCGGCGGCAAGGGCGGGTTCCTGCGCGGTCGATGGCGTCAGGGGCAGCAGGGCGGCCATGGCGGCGGCGAACAGAATGGGGCGCAGGGTCATGCCGCACAGGCTATCGGCAGTTTCAGCGTTGAAACAGCCCCCCTGAACGGCGCAACCGGATTTTCGCATGGCCGTTCATCGCCGGGCAAGCTAGCACACGGGAAAGCCGCTGCCCTTGTTCGCAGTTGCAGCAGCAATCGCGCCTGTTGGCACAGACAGTTGGATGGCATGGTCGAAGAAACGAATATCTCGCTGCAATGGTATGCCGTGATGAAGGAGGCGATTCACAACGATACCGGCCTCGAAAACACGCTGCTGCACCTGCATGGCGGTATGTTGATCCTGGTGCTGGCGCGCATGATTACCCGAAAGCCGCTGGAAACCTTTGTCCCGTTCCTGATCGTGCTTGCGCTGGAGGTGCTCAACGAGTGCATCGACCGGGTCAATCACGGGTCGTGGCTGTGGGACGACACGATCAGCGATCTGATCAATACGCTGTTCTGGCCGTTCGTCCTCAGCCTTGGCGTCTGGCTGCGGCCGATCGTCCTGCGGCGCAGGGAGGGCACGGCGGAGGGTCCGCAGAACCCCTGAACGCGAAACGCCCGGGATGACGATGCATCCCGGGCGTCCCGCTGTCCATGAACACGCGATCTAACGCGGTCCCATGAATGAATGATTACGCGCTGTAATACATGTCATATTCGACCGGGCTGGGCGTCATTTCCCAACGGGCCACATCGGCGCGCTTGATCTCGATATAGGCTTCGATCTGGTCCTTGGTGAACACGTCGCCCTTCAGCAGGAAGTCCATATCGGCTTCCAGGCTGTCCAGCGCCTCACGCAGGGAGCCGCAGACCGTCGGCACTTCGGCCAGTTCCGCCGGCGGCAGGTCGTACAGGTTCTTGTCCATCGGATCGCCCGGATGGATCTTGTTCTGGATGCCGTCCAGGCCCGCCATCAGTAGCGAGGCATAGCACAGATACGGGTTGGCCAGTGCGTCCGGGAAGCGGAATTCGACGCGCTTCGCCTTTGCGCCCGAACCATAGGGGATGCGGCACGATGCCGAACGGTTGCGCGCCGAATAGGCCAGCAGCACGGGCGCCTCGTAACCCGGCACCAGACGCTTGTAGCTGTTGGTGCTGGGGTTGGTGAACGCGTTCAGCGCCTTGGCGTGCTTGATGACGCCGCCGATGAAATACAGGCACATTTCCGACAGGCCGGCATAGCCCTCGCCGGCGAACAGGGGCTTGCCCTTGTTCCAGATGGAGATGTGGGTGTGCATCCCCGAACCGTTATCTTCCTTGATCGGCTTGGGCATGAACGTCGCGGTCTTGCCATAAGCGGCTGCGACCTGATGCACGACATACTTGTAGATCTGCATCCGGTCGGCGGTTTCGACCAGCGTGCCAAAGGTCAGGCCCAGTTCGTGCTGGGCAGAGGCGACCTCGTGGTGATGCTTGTCGCAGGGCAGGCCCATTTCGATCATCGTCGACACCATTTCGGCGCGGATATCGACGGCGCTGTCCACCGGCGCGACGGGGAAATAGCCGCCCTTGGCGCGCGGACGGTGGGCCAGGTTGCCGCCTTCATATTCCTTGCCGGAATTGGTCGGCAGTTCGATGTCGTCGATCGAGAAATAGCTGGTGTTGTAGCTGGTTTCGAAACGGACATCGTCGAACATGAAGAA encodes the following:
- the glnA gene encoding type I glutamate--ammonia ligase, which produces MANDAASVLKTIKDKEIEWVDLRFTDPKGKWQHLTMVAGVMGEDELNEGLMFDGSSIEGWKAINESDMILKPDLGAVYVDPFSATPMLIIFCDIVEPSTGELYSRDPRSTAKRSEAYLQSLGIGDTVYVGPEAEFFMFDDVRFETSYNTSYFSIDDIELPTNSGKEYEGGNLAHRPRAKGGYFPVAPVDSAVDIRAEMVSTMIEMGLPCDKHHHEVASAQHELGLTFGTLVETADRMQIYKYVVHQVAAAYGKTATFMPKPIKEDNGSGMHTHISIWNKGKPLFAGEGYAGLSEMCLYFIGGVIKHAKALNAFTNPSTNSYKRLVPGYEAPVLLAYSARNRSASCRIPYGSGAKAKRVEFRFPDALANPYLCYASLLMAGLDGIQNKIHPGDPMDKNLYDLPPAELAEVPTVCGSLREALDSLEADMDFLLKGDVFTKDQIEAYIEIKRADVARWEMTPSPVEYDMYYSA